The genomic interval CCAATGCGATATCTGCAATTTTTTTTGTAGTATTTATGAAATCTTCATTTTTAGATACAAAGTCTGTTTCACTACTTAATTTAACTACGATCCCTTTGGTTTTAGAATCATTCACTTTTGCAATAACGGTACCTTCCTTTGCTTCGCGATCAGCACGTTTCACTGAAAGTTTTTGACCTTTCTTACGAAGCACTTCAATTGCTTTTTCAAAATCACCTTCCGCTTCCGTTAACGCAGCTTTGCAATCCATCATACCTGCACCGGTCGCTTCTCTCAAATTTTTAACATCTGCTGCTGATAATGTAAAACTCATATTGTATTATTTAAAAACTAAACTTATTTGATTAATTATTTTCTTCTTTTACTTCTGCATTTCGCTCTTCTAAACCTTCGCGAATTGCATCTACCATATATTTTGTGATAATAGCAATAGATTTAGAAGAATCATCATTCGCTGGAATTGGAAAATCCACAAGATTTGGATCACTATTCGTATCTACCATTGCAAATGTACGAATGCCTAAACGTTCTGCTTCGTCTACAGCAAGATGCTCATTTAATATATCAACTATAAATACGGCAGATGGCAATCTATTTAGTGCTGAAATACCACCAAATACACGTTCCATTTTATCGCGTTCCCTGCTTAAAGTTAATCGTTCCTTTTTTGTAATATTGGTAACCGTTCCGTCTGCAAGCATCCGATCAATATTGTTCATTTTTTTTAC from Saprospiraceae bacterium carries:
- the rpsB gene encoding 30S ribosomal protein S2; protein product: MEKPSYNQLLEANVHFGHLRKKWNPKMRQFIFKEHKGVHLIDLNRTAECLEKAGQAMKQIAKSGKKIMFVATKKQARDIIADAAKSVNMPFVTDRWLGGMMTNFTTIRRSVKKMNNIDRMLADGTVTNITKKERLTLSRERDKMERVFGGISALNRLPSAVFIVDILNEHLAVDEAERLGIRTFAMVDTNSDPNLVDFPIPANDDSSKSIAIITKYMVDAIREGLEERNAEVKEENN